The proteins below come from a single Aegilops tauschii subsp. strangulata cultivar AL8/78 chromosome 6, Aet v6.0, whole genome shotgun sequence genomic window:
- the LOC109745837 gene encoding uncharacterized protein isoform X2: MISFLSPSSSFNDSREIIPEQSEEMGYPTLTPVGKATKGKTGLLSRGKHSIGKIINKAAKMSGFKQNSEPKIDKEVVNNAESVAPALELEGPNEVNSLTNMPAMSEPSVLLSETMRSTLYSSLPILAQGRSWVLLYSTSRHGISLSTLYRRSLLCPGYSLLVVGDRKGAVFGGLVEAPLQPTSTKKYQGTNNCFVFTNLHSDPAIYRPTGANKYYTVCSADYLALGGGGHFALYLDSDLLSGSSSNSETFNNQCLSHSPDFAVKDVELWGFVYPSRYEEMLKLCRTEKPGVCRF, from the exons ATGATCTCATTTTTGTCGCCGTCTAGCTCTTTTAACGATTCAAGGGAGATAATCCCCGAGCAGAGCGAAGAAATGGGATACCCAACTTTAACACCAGTTGGGAAGGCAACCAAGGGAAAGACAGGCTTGCTAAGCAGAGGGAAGCATTCCATTGGAAAAATTATTAATAAAGCGGCTAAGATGAGCGGTTTCAAACAAAATTCAGAACCCAAAATTGACAAAGAGGTGGTAAATAATGCTGAATCAGTTGCACCTGCGTTGGAGCTCGAAGGACCAAATGAAGTTAATTCCCTGACCAACATGCCAGCTATGTCAGAGCCATCTGTCCTTTTGTCAGAAACAATGCGATCCACTCTTTATTCTTCTCTTCCTATTCTGGCCCAAGGAAGGAGCTGGGTTTTGCTATACAG CACATCGAGGCATGGAATATCTCTATCTACTTTATATAGAAGGAGTTTGCTGTGCCCTGGTTACTCACTCCTG GTAGTTGGGGACAGAAAGGGGGCGGTTTTTGGTGGTCTAGTTGAGGCTCCATTACAGCCAACTAGCACAAAGAAGTATCAG GGTACCAATAACTGCTTTGTTTTCACTAATTTACACAGTGATCCTGCTATATACCGGCCAACAG GTGCCAATAAGTATTATACTGTGTGCTCTGCTGACTATTTGGCACTAGGAGGTGGAGGTCATTTCGCACTTTATCTAGACTCAGACCT TTTGAGTGGTTCAAGTTCAAATTCGGAGACTTTTAACAACCAGTGTTTGTCACATTCTCCAGATTTTGCAGTTAAAGACGTTGAG CTATGGGGCTTCGTCTATCCTTCAAGGTACGAAGAGATGCTCAAGCTCTGTCGTACTGAGAAGCCAGGGGTATGCCGATTTTGA
- the LOC109745837 gene encoding uncharacterized protein isoform X1: MGYLPSSLGSKAAHFVSDLTTVILNPVSEREPSHLPEEDEEQEKSEDDKDSDHNSDNPDGPDTSSFRAFMISFLSPSSSFNDSREIIPEQSEEMGYPTLTPVGKATKGKTGLLSRGKHSIGKIINKAAKMSGFKQNSEPKIDKEVVNNAESVAPALELEGPNEVNSLTNMPAMSEPSVLLSETMRSTLYSSLPILAQGRSWVLLYSTSRHGISLSTLYRRSLLCPGYSLLVVGDRKGAVFGGLVEAPLQPTSTKKYQGTNNCFVFTNLHSDPAIYRPTGANKYYTVCSADYLALGGGGHFALYLDSDLLSGSSSNSETFNNQCLSHSPDFAVKDVELWGFVYPSRYEEMLKLCRTEKPGVCRF, from the exons ATGGGGTACCTGCCGTCGTCCCTGGGCAGCAAGGCGGCGCACTTCGTGTCCGACCTCACCACCGTCATCCTCAACCCCGTCTCCGAGCGCGAGCCCTCCCACCTCCCC GAGGAGGACGAAGAGCAAGAAAAATCAGAAGATGACAAAGATTCTGACCATAATTCTGATAACCCTGACGGCCCCGATACATCTTCGTTCAGAGCATTCATGATCTCATTTTTGTCGCCGTCTAGCTCTTTTAACGATTCAAGGGAGATAATCCCCGAGCAGAGCGAAGAAATGGGATACCCAACTTTAACACCAGTTGGGAAGGCAACCAAGGGAAAGACAGGCTTGCTAAGCAGAGGGAAGCATTCCATTGGAAAAATTATTAATAAAGCGGCTAAGATGAGCGGTTTCAAACAAAATTCAGAACCCAAAATTGACAAAGAGGTGGTAAATAATGCTGAATCAGTTGCACCTGCGTTGGAGCTCGAAGGACCAAATGAAGTTAATTCCCTGACCAACATGCCAGCTATGTCAGAGCCATCTGTCCTTTTGTCAGAAACAATGCGATCCACTCTTTATTCTTCTCTTCCTATTCTGGCCCAAGGAAGGAGCTGGGTTTTGCTATACAG CACATCGAGGCATGGAATATCTCTATCTACTTTATATAGAAGGAGTTTGCTGTGCCCTGGTTACTCACTCCTG GTAGTTGGGGACAGAAAGGGGGCGGTTTTTGGTGGTCTAGTTGAGGCTCCATTACAGCCAACTAGCACAAAGAAGTATCAG GGTACCAATAACTGCTTTGTTTTCACTAATTTACACAGTGATCCTGCTATATACCGGCCAACAG GTGCCAATAAGTATTATACTGTGTGCTCTGCTGACTATTTGGCACTAGGAGGTGGAGGTCATTTCGCACTTTATCTAGACTCAGACCT TTTGAGTGGTTCAAGTTCAAATTCGGAGACTTTTAACAACCAGTGTTTGTCACATTCTCCAGATTTTGCAGTTAAAGACGTTGAG CTATGGGGCTTCGTCTATCCTTCAAGGTACGAAGAGATGCTCAAGCTCTGTCGTACTGAGAAGCCAGGGGTATGCCGATTTTGA